In the genome of Delphinus delphis chromosome 15, mDelDel1.2, whole genome shotgun sequence, one region contains:
- the TRIP6 gene encoding thyroid receptor-interacting protein 6 — MSGPTWLTPKQPEPARAPQGRGLPRGASGPQAAHGAALQPHPRVNFCPLPSEQCYQAPGGPEDRGLAWVGCHGATQRSQGLPADRGGLRPGSLDAEIDSLTSMLAELDGGRGHAPRRPDRQAYEPPQPPAYRSGSGSLKPNGGGVPPPPLPASPYGGPTPASYATASTPAGPAFPVQVKVAQPVRGCGPPRRGASQASGPLPGPHFPLPGRGEVWGAGYRSHREPGPGGKEEAAGVSSSAGGRGGGYGSQVPLSQPPEEELERLTKKLVHDMDHPPSGEYFGRCGGCGEDVVGDGAGVVALDRVFHVGCFVCSTCRAQLRGQHFYAVERRAYCESCYVATLEKCSTCSQPILDRILRAMGKAYHPGCFTCVVCHRGLDGIPFTVDATSQIHCIEDFHRKFAPRCSVCGGAIMPEPGQEETVRIVALDRSFHIGCYKCEECGLLLSSEGECQGCYPLDGHILCKACSAWRIQELSATVTTDC; from the exons ATGTCCGGGCCCACCTGGCTCACTCCGAAGCAGCCGGAGCCTGCCAGAGCCCCTCAGGGGAGAGGGCTCCCCCGAGGCGCCTCGGGGCCGCAGGCGGCCCACGGAGCAG cactccagccccaccccagggtcAATTTTTGCCCCCTCCCATCTGAGCAGTGTTACCAGGCCCCTGGGGGACCGGAGGATCGGGGGCTGGCCTGGGTGGGGTGCCATGGAGCAACCCAGCGCTCGCAG GGGCTCCCTGCAGACAGGGGGGGCTTGCGCCCAGGAAGTCTGGATGCTGAGATAGATTCCCTGACCAGCATGCTGGCTGAGTTGGACGGGGGTCGAGGTCACGCCCCAAGGCGGCCTGACCGGCAG GCTTACGAGCCCCCTCAGCCCCCTGCCTACCGCTCAGGCTCAGGCTCCCTGAAGCCGAATGGAGGGGGTGTTCCTCCCCCGCCGCTCCCAGCATCCCCCTATGGGGGCCCCACTCCAGCCTCCTATGCTACGGCCAGCACCCCCGCCGGCCCTGCCTTCCCTGTGCAAGTGAAGGTGGCACAACCAGTGAGGGGCTGTGGCCCCCCCAGGCGGGGGGCCTCTCAGGCCTCAGGGCCCCTCCCGGGGCCCCACTTTCCTCTCCCAGGCCGAGGTGAAGTCTGGGGGGCCGGCTATAGGAGCCACCGCGAGCCAGGGCCGGGGGGCAAAGAAGAGGCTGCTGGGGTTTCCAGCTCTGCCGGAGGAAGAGGAGGCGGGTACGGGTCACAG GTCCCCCTGAGCCAGCCTCCCGAGGAGGAGCTGGAGAGGCTGACCAAGAAGCTGGTGCACGACATGGACCACCCACCCAGCGGGGAGTACTTCG GCCGGTGTGGTGGCTGCGGAGAAGATGTGGTCGGGGATGGGGCCGGGGTCGTGGCCCTGGACCGCGTCTTTCACGTTGGCTGCTTTGTGTGTTCTACGTGCCGGGCCCAGCTCCGGGGCCAGCATTTCTACGCCGTGGAGAGGAGGGCATATTGTGAGAGCTGCTATGTG GCCACCCTGGAGAAGTGCTCCACGTGCTCCCAGCCCATCCTGGACCGGATTCTGCGGGCTATGGGGAAGGCCTACCACCCTGGCTGCTTCACCTGTGTGGTGTGCCACCGCGGCCTCGACGGCATCCCTTTCACTGTGGATGCCACCAGCCAGATCCACTGCATTGAGGACTTCCACAG GAAGTTTGCCCCAAGATGCTCAGTGTGTGGTGGGGCCATCATGCCTGAGCCAGGTCAGGAGGAGACCGTGCGAATCGTAGCTCTGGATCGCAGTTTTCACATTGGCTGTTACAAGTGTGAG GAGTGTGGGCTGCTGCTCTCGTCTGAGGGTGAGTGTCAGGGCTGCTACCCGCTGGATGGGCACATCTTGTGCAAGGCTTGCAGTGCCTGGCGCATCCAGGAGCTCTCAGCCACCGTCACCACCGACTGCTGA
- the SLC12A9 gene encoding solute carrier family 12 member 9, with protein MANENSPLLAYRLLGEEGVSFPASGAGGPGGAPARKLSTFLGVVVPTVLSMFSIVVFLRIGFVVGHAGLLQALAMLLVAYLILALTVLSVCAIATNGAVRGGGAYFMISRTLGPEVGGSIGLMFYLANVCGCAVSLLGLVEAMLDVFGADATGSSGLRTLPQGYGWNLLYGSLLLGLVGGVCTLGAGLYARASFLTFLLVSGSLASVLVSFVAVRPRDIPLTPRPGPNGSSLPPQVGHFTGFNSSTLKANLGAGYAKDYTTGATMTFASVFAVLFNGCTGIMAGANMSGELKDPSRAIPLGTIVAVAYTFFIYILLFFLSSFTCDRILLQEDYGFFQAISLWPPLVLTGIYATSLSASMSSLIGASRILHALAQDNLFGVILAPAKVISQGGNPWGAVLYSWGLVQLVLLAGKLNTLAAVVTVFYLVAYAAVDLSCLSLEWASAPNFRPTFSLFSWHTCLLGVASCLLMMFLISPGAAGGSLLLMGLLSALLTARGGPSSWGYVSQALLFHQVRKYLLRLDVRKDHVKFWRPQLLLLVGNPRGALPLLRLANQLKKGGLYVLGHVTLGDLDSLPSDPVQPQYGAWLSLVDRAQVKAFVDLTLSPSVRQGAQHLLRISGLGGMKPNTLVLGFYDDAAPQDHFLTDPAFSEPADGIQEGGSPALSTLFPPPRAPGSPRALSPQDYVATVADALKMNKNVVLARACGALPPERLSRGSGGTSQLHHVDVWPLNLLRPRGGPGYVDVCGLFLLQMATILGMVPAWHSARLRIFLCLGPREAPGAAEGRLRALLSQLRIRAQVQEVVWGEGSASSQEPEEEEEGDFVNGRRGDAEAEALACSANALVRAQQGRGGGGGPGGPEGGDGEEGPATALTFLYLPRPPADPARYPRYLALLEVLSRDLGPTLLIHGVTPVTCTDL; from the exons ATGGCCAATGAGAACTCTCCTCTGCTGGCCTACCGgctcctgggggaggagggggtttCCTTCCCTGCCAGTGGAGCCGGGGGTCCTGGAGGGGCGCCTGCCCGGAAGCTCTCCACCTTCCTGGGTGTGGTGGTACCCACGGTCCTGTCCATGTTCAGTATAGTTGTCTTCTTGAGGATTG GGTTCGTGGTGGGCCACGCTGGGCTGCTGCAGGCTTTGGCCATGCTCCTGGTTGCCTACCTCATCCTGGCACTCACTGTCCTCTCCGTCTGTGCCATCGCTACCAATGGAGCTGTGCGAGGGGGCGGAGCCTACT TCATGATCAGTCGCACCCTGGGGCCTGAGGTCGGGGGCAGCATCGGCCTCATGTTCTACCTGGCTAACGTCTGTGGCTGTGCTGTCTCCCTGCTGGGGCTGGTGGAGGCCATGCTTGATGTCTTCGGGGCTG ATGCCACGGGGTCCAGCGGCCTCCGCACCCTACCGCAGGGCTACGGCTGGAACCTGCTCTACGGCTCCTTGCTGCTGGGCCTGGTGGGCGGAGTCTGCACCCTGGGGGCCGGCCTCTACGCCCGCGCCTCCTTCCTCACATTCCTGCTGGTCTCCGGTTCCCTGGCCTCTGTGCTGGTCAGCTTTGTGGCTGTGAGGCCCAGGGACATCCCCTTGACCCCTAGGCCTGGCCCCAACGGCTCCTCCCTGCCGCCCCAGGTTGGCCACTTCACCGGCTTCAACAGCAGCACCCTGAAGGCCAATCTGGGCG CTGGCTACGCCAAGGACTACACCACGGGGGCCACGATGACCTTTGCTAGCGTCTTTGCCGTCCTTTTTAACGGCTGCACAGGCATCATGGCTGGGGCCAACATGTCAG gggaGCTGAAGGATCCCAGCCGGGCCATTCCTCTGGGCACGATTGTTGCCGTTGCCTATACTTTCTTCATCTACatcctgcttttcttcctctccagctTCACCTGCGACAg GATCCTGCTGCAGGAGGACTATGGGTTCTTCCAAGCCATCAGCCTGTGGCCCCCGCTGGTGCTGACCGGTATCTATGCCACGTCGCTCTCAGCCTCCATGAGCTCCCTCATCGGCGCCTCCCGCATCCTCCACGCCCTGGCCCAGGACAACCTCTTTG GAGTGATCCTGGCGCCAGCTAAGGTTATATCCCAAGGGGGGAACCCCTGGGGAGCCGTGCTGTATTCTTGGGGCCTAGTGCAG CTGGTGCTCCTGGCTGGGAAGCTGAACACGCTGGCCGCTGTGGTCACTGTCTTCTACTTGGTGGCCTATGCTGCCGTGGACCTGTCCTGCCTGAGCCTCGAGTGGGCCTCGGCCCCCAACTTCCG ccccaccttcaGCCTCTTCTCCTGGCACACGTGCTTGCTGGGGGTGGCCTCCTGCCTGCTCATGATGTTCCTCATCAGCCCCGGGGCCGCTGGCGGCTCCCTGCTTCTCATGGGCCTGCTTTCTGCCCTGCTCACGGCTCGAGGAGGCCCTAGCAGCTGGGGTTACGTCAGCCAGGCCCTGCTTTTCCATcag GTGCGGAAGTACCTGCTCCGGCTGGACGTCCGGAAGGACCACGTGAAATTCTGGCGGCctcagctgctgctgctggtggggaACCCCCGGGGCGCGCTGCCTCTGCTGCGGTTGGCCAACCAGCTCAAGAAAGGGGGCCTCTATGTGCTGGGCCATGTCACCCTGGGAGACCTCG ACTCCCTGCCCTCAGACCCCGTGCAGCCGCAGTACGGGGCGTGGCTGAGCCTGGTGGACCGGGCCCAAGTGAAGGCCTTCGTGGACCTCACCCTCTCGCCCTCCGTGCGCCAGGGGGCTCAGCACCTGCTGCGGATCTCAGGTCTTG GTGGCATGAAGCCCAACACGCTGGTCCTGGGTTTCTACGACGATGCTGCACCCCAGGACCACTTCCTGACGGACCCAGCTTTCTCTGAGCCTGCAGATGGCATCCAGGAGGGCGGGTCCCCAGCCCTGAGCACCCTGTTCCCTCCACCCCGGGCTCCAGGAAGCCCCCGGGCTCTCAGTCCCCAGGACTACGTGGCTACAGTGGCAGACGCCCTGAAGATGAACAAGAATGTGGTTCTGGCCCGGGCCTGTGGAGCCCTGCCCCCCGAGCGGCTAAGCCGGGGATCTGGGGGCACCTCTCAGCTGCATCACGTGGACGTGTGGCCCCTCAACCTGCTGCGGCCCCGGGGCGGGCCCGGCTACGTGGATGTCTGCGGCCTCTTCCTGCTGCAGATGGCAACCATCTTGGGCATGGTGCCTGCTTGGCACAGTGCCCGCCTGCGGATCTTCTTGTGCCTGGGGCCTCGCGAGGCGCCAGGGGCAGCCGAGGGGCGGCTGCGGGCACTGCTGAGCCAGCTGAGGATCCGGGCCCAGGTGCAGGAGGTGGTGTGGGGCGAGGGGTCTGCGTCGTCCCAGGAgcctgaggaggaggaggaaggggacttcgTGAACGGCAGGCGGGGAGACGCCGAGGCAGAGGCCCTGGCATGTAGCGCCAACGCCCTGGTTCGGGCCCAGCAGGGGCGCGGCGGAGGAGGGGGGCCTGGTGGCCCTGAGGGTGGGGATGGCGAGGAGGGGCCCGCCACCGCCCTGACCTTCCTGTACCTGCCCCGGCCACCTGCTGACCCTGCTCGCTATCCTCGCTACCTGGCGCTGCTGGAAGTTCTGAGCCGCGATCTGGGCCCCACGCTGCTCATTCATGGCGTCACCCCTGTCACTTGCACTGATCTCTGA